A genomic window from Micromonospora ferruginea includes:
- a CDS encoding carboxymuconolactone decarboxylase family protein → MDQPSARRERGEAMFRQVFGREPRPGSYPEFLQITVDHLFGEIWSRPHLSVEERELVALAAVTLARTDWELRGHIGAALHLGMSREKIVEVIIQLAYYGGWPVANNGLRVAQEVFAELDDATGRDADRGR, encoded by the coding sequence ATGGATCAGCCCTCTGCCCGACGTGAGCGGGGTGAGGCCATGTTCCGGCAGGTCTTCGGCCGTGAACCGCGCCCGGGTTCCTACCCGGAGTTCCTGCAGATCACCGTCGACCACCTGTTCGGTGAGATCTGGAGCCGCCCGCACCTGAGCGTCGAGGAGCGTGAGCTGGTCGCACTGGCCGCGGTCACGCTGGCGCGCACCGATTGGGAGTTGCGCGGCCACATCGGCGCGGCCCTGCACCTCGGGATGTCGCGGGAGAAGATCGTCGAAGTCATCATCCAACTCGCCTACTACGGTGGCTGGCCGGTCGCCAACAACGGGCTGCGCGTCGCCCAGGAGGTCTTCGCCGAGCTCGACGACGCCACCGGAAGGGACGCGGACCGTGGCCGGTGA
- a CDS encoding SCO2525 family SAM-dependent methyltransferase: MALTPAAGAGGDSPVSSVPIHAARPLNAEVEWDDFDPQAYVRHNYADLRPDDRELLRRTRDFFGGATLADARCVDVGSGANLYPALTLLPFAHTVDLCEWSVSNVRWLRRQVDGYDELWDPYWQVCAEHPAYAALPDPRRRLAQVGRVRRASVFDLPRATWDAGTMFFVACSISAERAEAEDAVGCFLGALRPGSPFAVAVMLGSAGYHVGPRPFPAVALQRAEVVAAIAAGAYDVSVHEERPRPPLRDGYLSMMLVTGRVRG; the protein is encoded by the coding sequence ATGGCGTTGACCCCGGCGGCCGGGGCTGGTGGTGACTCGCCCGTGTCCTCGGTGCCGATCCACGCGGCGAGGCCGCTGAACGCCGAGGTCGAGTGGGACGATTTCGACCCGCAGGCCTACGTCCGGCACAACTACGCGGACCTGCGCCCCGACGATCGGGAACTGCTCCGCCGCACCCGGGACTTCTTCGGCGGGGCGACGCTGGCCGACGCGCGCTGTGTCGACGTCGGGTCGGGTGCCAACCTCTATCCGGCCCTGACGCTCCTGCCGTTCGCACACACCGTCGACCTTTGTGAATGGTCGGTGTCGAATGTGCGTTGGCTGCGCCGCCAGGTCGACGGCTACGACGAGCTCTGGGACCCGTACTGGCAGGTCTGCGCCGAGCATCCGGCGTACGCGGCGCTGCCCGATCCGCGGCGGCGTCTGGCACAGGTCGGCCGGGTCCGGCGGGCCAGCGTCTTCGACCTGCCGCGGGCCACCTGGGACGCGGGCACGATGTTCTTCGTGGCCTGCTCCATCTCGGCCGAGCGGGCGGAGGCCGAGGACGCCGTCGGCTGCTTCCTCGGGGCGCTGCGCCCCGGCTCGCCCTTCGCGGTGGCGGTCATGCTCGGGTCCGCCGGCTACCACGTCGGCCCACGTCCGTTCCCCGCCGTGGCGCTGCAACGCGCCGAGGTGGTGGCCGCCATCGCGGCCGGCGCGTACGACGTGAGCGTCCACGAGGAGCGCCCCCGACCGCCGCTGCGGGACGGATACCTGAGCATGATGCTGGTCACCGGGCGCGTCCGCGGATAG
- a CDS encoding NUDIX hydrolase, with protein sequence MPAQNTNQEFYCGVQCIVLQRPQHAATTRVLLGKRYRTAGEGQWALPGGHVEWNESPVETARRELLEETGLLGQAALIGPTFFTYGTEIPYAHVPVLFDSTLGTPRIIPDERFSALDYFALDALPRPLFEPSRLALSGIATTPINAQFGGSTGASVLKVDMALLDPGHHRNRAYTALLLCDQAQSTVASTWGDRQQRARPSQRSSFPTIDQGIKKFEQLIRRKLRQNYYVTGVGGDLPVDRILGLLSNGDDLQVVSKALLRRLVRDDEFRRLFMQDTHLYTPGVGHPIDLHDTKQEALFEL encoded by the coding sequence CCACGACCCGGGTGCTTCTCGGCAAGCGGTACCGCACGGCGGGCGAGGGGCAGTGGGCCCTCCCCGGTGGGCATGTCGAATGGAACGAATCCCCGGTTGAGACCGCGCGGCGAGAGCTTCTTGAGGAGACTGGCCTGCTCGGACAGGCCGCGCTCATCGGGCCGACGTTCTTCACCTATGGCACCGAGATTCCCTACGCCCATGTGCCCGTGTTGTTCGACTCGACACTTGGCACGCCCAGGATCATTCCTGACGAGCGGTTTTCGGCGCTCGACTACTTCGCGCTCGATGCGTTGCCGAGGCCGCTGTTCGAACCATCCAGGCTCGCCCTCAGCGGTATTGCGACGACACCAATCAACGCGCAGTTCGGCGGGAGCACCGGCGCCTCTGTCCTGAAGGTCGACATGGCGCTGCTCGATCCGGGCCACCACCGCAACCGTGCCTACACCGCATTGCTGCTCTGCGACCAGGCACAGAGCACCGTCGCTTCGACGTGGGGTGACCGCCAGCAGCGGGCTCGTCCGTCACAGCGGTCAAGCTTTCCGACTATCGACCAGGGCATCAAGAAGTTCGAGCAGCTCATCCGGAGGAAGCTGCGGCAGAACTACTACGTTACCGGCGTTGGCGGCGACCTGCCGGTCGACCGGATACTGGGTCTGCTGTCCAACGGCGACGACCTTCAGGTGGTCAGCAAGGCTCTGCTGCGACGCCTCGTTCGGGACGACGAGTTCCGGCGACTCTTCATGCAGGACACGCACCTGTACACGCCTGGCGTTGGGCACCCCATCGACCTGCACGACACCAAGCAGGAAGCCCTGTTCGAGCTGTGA
- a CDS encoding aromatic-ring-hydroxylating dioxygenase subunit beta, whose protein sequence is MTIELTVDDAIQVRLWHRVSQFLFREARLLDEWRLLEWYDEMLTDDIRYSVPATDVRGEPADALGLIDDDAARLRQRVEQLLNGEVWCESPRSRTNRMISNVEILADRGTHLDVAANVVAYRFGHGRSDAYVGKYRFQLVVEGESFRVRRRVVVLDHETLYEHAKLSIIL, encoded by the coding sequence ATGACCATCGAACTGACGGTCGACGACGCGATCCAGGTGCGGTTGTGGCACCGGGTGAGCCAGTTCCTGTTCCGGGAGGCGCGGTTGCTCGACGAATGGCGCCTGCTCGAGTGGTACGACGAGATGCTGACCGACGACATCCGCTACTCGGTCCCGGCCACCGACGTCCGCGGCGAGCCGGCCGACGCGCTCGGGCTCATCGACGACGACGCCGCCCGGCTACGTCAGCGGGTCGAACAACTCCTCAACGGTGAGGTGTGGTGCGAGAGCCCACGGTCACGAACGAATCGGATGATCAGCAACGTGGAGATCCTGGCCGATCGGGGCACGCACCTCGACGTGGCGGCGAATGTCGTCGCGTACCGGTTCGGGCACGGACGCTCTGACGCCTACGTCGGAAAGTACCGGTTCCAACTCGTCGTCGAGGGCGAGTCGTTCCGGGTCCGGAGACGGGTCGTGGTGCTCGACCACGAGACACTGTACGAGCACGCGAAGCTCAGCATCATCCTGTGA
- a CDS encoding glycosyltransferase — protein sequence MRVALLTTTQHGHLNPYVPVVNALRAAGSEVALLLLSADGGALDERRRQALGETEVHAVGQVEMAPWSGDPAKIGPMLQSSPVADRTADVLRATAPDFVLVDSLPVTASAMVGAQASGVPYGMSWANLGGVCPSEHRRGRWPYDEQVGDYLTRHGVLWSTRTHSARSPILNVMPTIPALVGDDAVTDDGVRLVGLPGAAGTRGDEVTFSGLDRLAPDRPVVYVSFGTIFYRRPDLLRTVIIGAAATGAQVVASVGDLAEELALPDDVLTAPYLPQREVLERADVFVTHGGYNSVAESIRAATPMLVIPLAVDQPIQAHFVGSAGFGAALEPAGVTEQAVAAAVTDLLDPARDYRARLRAAQPECGDSAARTAELVIGTVEALPRKGEL from the coding sequence ATGCGCGTCGCCCTCCTCACCACGACTCAGCATGGTCACCTGAACCCGTATGTTCCGGTGGTCAACGCGCTCCGAGCCGCAGGCAGTGAGGTTGCGCTGCTGCTGCTGTCCGCGGACGGTGGCGCGCTCGACGAGCGGCGCCGCCAGGCACTGGGCGAGACCGAGGTCCACGCGGTCGGGCAGGTCGAGATGGCCCCGTGGAGCGGCGACCCGGCGAAGATCGGCCCGATGCTCCAGTCGTCGCCGGTGGCGGACCGGACGGCTGACGTGCTCCGCGCGACGGCACCGGACTTCGTGCTCGTCGATTCGCTGCCGGTCACGGCCTCGGCCATGGTCGGCGCGCAGGCGTCCGGCGTGCCGTACGGGATGAGCTGGGCCAACCTCGGTGGGGTGTGCCCGAGCGAGCATCGACGAGGTCGCTGGCCGTACGACGAGCAGGTCGGCGACTATCTGACCAGGCACGGAGTGTTGTGGTCGACCCGGACTCATTCGGCGCGTTCGCCGATTCTCAACGTGATGCCGACGATCCCCGCTCTCGTCGGGGACGACGCGGTCACCGACGACGGTGTGCGGCTGGTGGGGTTGCCTGGTGCGGCGGGCACCCGCGGCGACGAGGTAACCTTCTCCGGCCTGGATCGACTCGCCCCCGACCGGCCGGTGGTGTACGTCTCCTTCGGCACGATCTTCTACCGTCGGCCGGACCTGCTGCGCACGGTGATCATCGGGGCCGCGGCGACCGGCGCACAGGTGGTCGCCTCGGTAGGAGATCTCGCCGAGGAACTCGCGCTGCCCGACGACGTGCTCACCGCCCCGTACCTGCCGCAGCGTGAGGTGCTCGAGCGCGCCGACGTGTTCGTCACCCACGGCGGCTACAACTCCGTGGCGGAGTCGATCCGGGCGGCGACACCGATGCTGGTGATCCCGCTGGCTGTGGATCAGCCGATCCAGGCGCACTTCGTGGGTAGCGCGGGCTTCGGGGCGGCGTTGGAGCCGGCCGGCGTCACCGAGCAGGCGGTCGCCGCCGCCGTCACCGATCTGCTCGATCCCGCACGGGACTACCGGGCCCGGCTACGCGCCGCTCAGCCGGAGTGCGGCGATTCCGCCGCGCGCACGGCCGAGTTGGTCATCGGCACGGTCGAGGCGCTACCGCGGAAGGGGGAGCTGTGA
- a CDS encoding flavodoxin family protein → MKIIALSCTQRRLPSLTDALLEAAISGVVREVDDAEIQRIRLIDHRIAMCEGEDTCLDPEVGRCTIDDDFARVVDLAEGAQAMLLAMPVYAGNVPAVLKIFQERLKSFMNATQRPFGDLLVGTIVHSRTMLTEPALGSLFPWYLRLRNKNVASACVTQNVHPDLTRTAAVDLCVAVGRQLGMTLDVSRSPAVERATLPLVQPSARPRCGDPAASAPGA, encoded by the coding sequence ATGAAGATCATTGCGTTGTCCTGCACGCAGAGGCGGCTGCCGTCGCTGACCGACGCGCTGCTCGAGGCGGCGATCTCCGGTGTCGTCCGGGAGGTCGATGACGCGGAGATTCAGCGGATCCGGCTGATCGACCATCGCATCGCGATGTGCGAGGGCGAGGACACCTGCCTCGATCCCGAGGTGGGCCGGTGCACGATCGACGACGACTTCGCGCGCGTCGTCGACCTGGCCGAGGGTGCGCAGGCGATGCTGCTCGCCATGCCGGTGTACGCGGGGAACGTGCCCGCGGTGCTGAAGATCTTCCAAGAACGCTTGAAGAGCTTCATGAACGCCACGCAACGCCCGTTCGGCGACCTGCTGGTGGGGACGATCGTGCATTCGCGGACGATGCTGACCGAGCCCGCTCTCGGATCGTTGTTCCCGTGGTATCTGCGGCTACGGAACAAGAACGTGGCGTCGGCGTGCGTCACCCAGAACGTCCATCCGGACCTGACCCGTACCGCCGCGGTCGACCTGTGTGTGGCCGTGGGGCGGCAACTGGGCATGACGCTCGACGTCAGCCGGTCACCGGCCGTCGAACGGGCGACACTGCCGTTGGTTCAACCATCGGCTCGCCCGCGGTGCGGTGACCCGGCCGCGTCCGCTCCTGGCGCGTGA
- a CDS encoding SCO2524 family protein — translation MRIQPRQEILDIWRATVRSCWDGGEWHWGGRSGSNSISDAEQLLVLLLPAAKVPVLSLDDPDRADDEVIEALSPIGGAIEIPRRLVGVMVDYFRRYAAEDGTPIFSGGSYLNPGEGGPELTDEQRSLDIVDSFAVSVTLTLATIGFVKVYRRATQRRELLAQLDDLEAMAGVRLTAAMVGLLRSFSTFVFTSTDEYGRRLCDMVNQDELPRRELVAALREQLRDTMASLRSVVIGSGRVTEDLDNSEMLFECGWSWGTIAGAEEVPTSEPIGRQREGSAENAPYLYFTVIAMDAIEDLNSERTRLLGLLNEEQQRLSRALQLRWELTRTYWATVATFGNRRRWPIEDIPWRTTDGDRTDYYTLQATSLAVKGLLAVGRGGDEELGRIAAVLVELAQRARVTRRASPGELALLVHAPGKRVVLNDDTSKPIMTWNVNEFSTVLLQRAITVAGLLSNARRRSELLELADEVWEHLLLRRVPDGRHRGLWDHAGGAFPGLAPRPDAPSWYLTERVVHALVNAGQLLWERPFPRAAGLAAYAQDLIDEAEYLFDRELMRGTFAGEAMQRSMRSIRASLRRAQLLVDERPGTAAALANTLLLLLNDVTTGQQKASEGI, via the coding sequence ATGCGGATACAGCCGCGTCAGGAGATCCTCGACATCTGGCGGGCCACGGTGCGCAGTTGTTGGGACGGCGGCGAGTGGCACTGGGGCGGCCGCAGCGGTAGCAACTCCATCAGCGACGCCGAGCAACTACTGGTCCTGCTCCTGCCCGCGGCCAAGGTCCCCGTGCTGTCGCTCGACGACCCGGACCGCGCCGACGACGAGGTGATCGAGGCCCTCAGCCCGATCGGCGGCGCGATCGAGATTCCCCGCCGGCTGGTCGGCGTCATGGTCGACTACTTCAGACGGTACGCCGCCGAGGACGGCACGCCCATCTTCAGCGGCGGCAGCTACCTCAACCCGGGCGAGGGCGGCCCGGAGCTCACCGACGAGCAACGGTCCCTCGACATCGTCGACTCGTTCGCCGTCTCCGTCACTCTCACCCTGGCGACAATCGGTTTCGTCAAGGTCTACCGCCGGGCCACCCAGCGACGGGAACTGCTCGCGCAACTGGACGACCTGGAGGCGATGGCCGGCGTCCGGCTCACCGCCGCCATGGTGGGCCTGTTGCGCAGCTTCAGCACCTTCGTCTTCACGTCCACCGACGAGTACGGCCGCCGGCTGTGCGACATGGTCAACCAGGACGAGTTACCGCGCCGCGAACTCGTGGCGGCGCTGCGCGAACAGTTGCGGGACACCATGGCCAGCCTGCGCAGCGTGGTGATCGGGTCGGGGCGGGTCACCGAGGACCTGGACAACAGCGAGATGCTCTTCGAGTGCGGTTGGTCGTGGGGCACCATCGCCGGGGCCGAGGAGGTCCCGACCAGCGAGCCGATCGGCCGGCAACGTGAGGGCTCGGCGGAGAACGCCCCCTACCTCTACTTCACGGTCATCGCGATGGACGCCATCGAAGACCTCAACTCCGAGCGGACCCGCCTGCTCGGCCTGCTCAACGAGGAACAGCAGCGGCTGTCGCGGGCGCTGCAACTGCGCTGGGAACTGACCCGGACCTACTGGGCGACGGTGGCGACCTTCGGTAACCGGCGGCGCTGGCCCATCGAGGACATCCCGTGGCGCACGACCGACGGCGACCGTACCGACTACTACACCCTCCAGGCGACGTCGTTGGCGGTCAAGGGACTGCTCGCCGTCGGCCGCGGCGGCGACGAGGAACTCGGGCGCATCGCCGCGGTGCTCGTGGAGCTGGCGCAGCGGGCCCGCGTCACCCGACGTGCGTCGCCCGGCGAGTTGGCGTTGCTCGTGCACGCGCCGGGCAAGCGGGTCGTCCTCAACGACGACACGTCCAAGCCGATCATGACGTGGAACGTGAACGAGTTCTCCACCGTCCTGCTCCAGCGGGCGATCACCGTCGCCGGCCTGCTGAGCAACGCCCGGCGGCGCAGTGAGTTGCTCGAGTTGGCTGACGAGGTGTGGGAGCACCTGCTGCTGCGCCGCGTTCCCGACGGCCGGCACCGAGGGCTGTGGGACCACGCCGGCGGTGCCTTCCCGGGGCTGGCGCCCCGACCGGACGCCCCCTCCTGGTACCTGACCGAGCGGGTGGTGCACGCGCTCGTCAACGCCGGTCAACTGCTCTGGGAGCGGCCCTTCCCCCGGGCCGCCGGCCTGGCCGCGTACGCGCAGGATCTGATCGACGAGGCGGAATACCTGTTCGACCGCGAGCTGATGCGGGGCACGTTCGCCGGTGAGGCGATGCAACGCAGCATGCGCAGCATCCGGGCCAGCCTGCGCCGGGCGCAACTGCTGGTGGACGAACGCCCGGGCACCGCCGCCGCCCTGGCGAACACGCTGCTGCTCCTGCTCAACGACGTCACCACCGGGCAGCAGAAAGCCAGCGAGGGGATCTGA
- a CDS encoding MFS transporter, translating to MTAADTGSVPPVAAAQPSLPREVYVLSVVGGCVMLGLGLVLPVLPVYAATFGAGPTQIGALVALFALMRLAASPFCGPLGARFGERRVLVAGLLLCAVSSALTAFAGSYGQLLVFRSLGGVGSVLFSVSALATLLAIAPAGQRGRAGAVFEAGFLLGGICGPALGGLLALIALPAPFVAYAVLLLAAAALAQAVLRTGRTAGAEPRRDVVRLPVLLRDRRYLVACLAASAQGWVLFGLRSALVPTVVMAWRHDVTWVGWAFTTSAVVQALLIVPAGRIVDRAGRRPAMITGTGVAAAAIGSLAFVDRYAWLVVLLCVYAAGSALLNAAPAALIGDVVAGRAGSGVAVFSMCTDVGAVVGPVVVGLIAERAGVPAAFGSGAALLVVAFTASWTLTSVRPTRRS from the coding sequence GTGACGGCGGCCGACACCGGCAGCGTCCCACCCGTCGCCGCCGCCCAGCCGAGCCTCCCGCGCGAGGTCTACGTCCTCAGTGTCGTCGGTGGCTGCGTCATGCTGGGCCTGGGACTGGTGCTCCCGGTGCTCCCGGTGTACGCGGCGACGTTCGGGGCCGGGCCCACCCAGATCGGCGCGCTCGTCGCCCTGTTCGCGTTGATGCGGCTCGCCGCCAGTCCGTTCTGCGGCCCGCTCGGAGCACGCTTCGGGGAGCGGCGGGTCCTCGTCGCCGGCCTGCTGCTGTGTGCGGTCTCCTCGGCCCTGACGGCGTTCGCCGGGTCCTACGGGCAGTTGCTCGTGTTCCGCAGCCTCGGCGGCGTCGGCTCGGTGCTGTTCTCGGTGTCCGCGCTGGCGACACTCCTGGCGATCGCGCCGGCCGGCCAGCGGGGCCGGGCCGGCGCCGTGTTCGAAGCCGGCTTCCTGCTCGGCGGGATCTGCGGACCAGCACTGGGCGGACTGCTCGCGCTCATCGCCCTGCCCGCGCCGTTCGTGGCGTACGCCGTGCTGTTGCTCGCCGCCGCGGCGCTGGCACAGGCGGTGCTGCGCACCGGCCGAACCGCCGGCGCGGAGCCTCGCCGGGACGTGGTCCGGCTACCGGTCCTGCTGCGGGATCGACGCTACCTGGTCGCCTGCCTCGCCGCGTCGGCGCAGGGATGGGTCCTGTTCGGACTGCGCAGCGCACTGGTCCCCACGGTGGTGATGGCGTGGCGACATGACGTGACGTGGGTCGGCTGGGCGTTCACGACATCCGCTGTCGTCCAGGCACTGCTGATCGTGCCGGCCGGCCGGATCGTCGATCGGGCCGGACGCCGGCCCGCCATGATCACCGGCACCGGTGTGGCCGCGGCGGCGATCGGCAGCTTGGCGTTCGTGGACAGGTACGCCTGGCTCGTCGTCCTGCTCTGTGTGTACGCGGCGGGATCAGCGCTGCTCAACGCCGCGCCGGCCGCGCTGATCGGTGACGTCGTCGCCGGCCGGGCCGGCAGTGGCGTCGCCGTCTTCTCGATGTGCACCGATGTCGGCGCCGTCGTCGGACCGGTCGTCGTCGGGCTCATCGCCGAGCGGGCGGGTGTTCCGGCCGCCTTCGGCAGCGGCGCCGCGCTGCTGGTCGTCGCCTTCACGGCGTCATGGACGTTGACAAGTGTTCGACCAACCCGAAGGAGTTGA
- a CDS encoding SCO2523 family variant P-loop protein, with the protein MLVFVTSHKGGTGRSVTAANIAYRSALSGRPTCYLDFDFGSPTAGITFQIPHAVNGVEGAGPNGGGLHRYLRGEIPFPEQLDVWGASERSSLRQRPIGSGPLVLLPGQRNGSEFGFTNDIAKRCAELFLRLEEEFDLTLVDLSAGRSYASQIALAATATPTLRKVTARWLVFHRWTPQHVTAAADLAFEAGGILAMGKEYGHEPERLRESLRFIRTAVIDSRGPEVGHLDLAQQAFLRKCDTELSELARRRGVGRTTLLGAVPLDPLLQWREQLISDHDVQAKIANVKTVDAIVDLTEKLFDETAWETV; encoded by the coding sequence ATGCTGGTCTTCGTCACGTCGCACAAGGGTGGCACCGGGCGGTCGGTGACCGCCGCGAACATCGCCTATCGCAGCGCCCTGTCCGGTCGCCCCACCTGCTACCTGGACTTCGACTTCGGCTCGCCGACGGCCGGCATCACGTTCCAGATCCCGCACGCCGTCAACGGGGTGGAGGGCGCGGGGCCGAACGGCGGCGGCCTGCACCGCTACCTGCGTGGCGAGATCCCCTTTCCGGAACAGTTGGACGTCTGGGGCGCCTCGGAGCGGTCCAGCCTGCGTCAGCGGCCCATCGGTTCGGGGCCGCTGGTGCTCCTGCCCGGCCAGCGCAACGGCAGCGAGTTCGGCTTCACCAACGACATCGCCAAGCGCTGCGCCGAACTCTTCCTCCGGCTGGAGGAGGAGTTCGATCTGACGCTGGTCGACCTCAGTGCCGGCCGTTCGTACGCCAGCCAGATCGCGTTGGCCGCCACCGCCACCCCCACCCTGCGCAAGGTGACGGCGCGCTGGTTGGTCTTCCACCGCTGGACTCCCCAGCACGTCACCGCGGCGGCCGATCTCGCCTTCGAGGCGGGCGGCATCCTCGCCATGGGCAAGGAGTACGGACACGAGCCGGAGCGGCTGAGGGAGTCGCTGCGCTTCATCCGTACGGCGGTGATCGACTCCCGTGGCCCCGAGGTCGGCCACCTCGACCTCGCACAGCAGGCGTTCCTGCGCAAGTGCGACACGGAACTGTCGGAACTGGCCCGTCGCCGGGGCGTCGGGCGTACGACACTGCTCGGCGCGGTGCCGTTGGACCCGCTGCTGCAGTGGCGGGAACAGCTCATCTCGGACCACGACGTACAGGCCAAGATCGCGAATGTGAAGACGGTGGACGCCATCGTGGATCTGACCGAGAAGCTCTTCGACGAGACCGCATGGGAGACCGTGTGA
- a CDS encoding aromatic ring-hydroxylating oxygenase subunit alpha → MTIELRRPVRDPIVIEDLERLSFRVDRRAYTDEELAAREMTRIFDRCWLYVGHESEVPGPGSYVARDVGGRPVLMTRGSDGVIRVFANSCTHRGALLCSQPTGRARSFRCPYHDWTFSNQGDLVGVPIPDGYGPGFRRADFDLARHRSDTYRGFVFVTFDPAQPRTLTEYLAGATEYLDLIDDQSEVGMEVIQGAQLHGARANWKLMMENSVDIYHFRALHKRYVGYMESLGSVPPRRRGGFGCALGLGHGANELPPAAARPLAYWTPMFGAEVRPRIEATAARFVDRFGAERAGRITGTNRAVLIFPNLMIIDAIAITIRKIDPVGAGQMAITSVALAPRDEDPDIRALRKSHYLTFLGPAGFATPDDIEIVESCQRGYLNRTVRYSDLSRGMNKKVPETTDELPAREFWRQWDRLMYGADPR, encoded by the coding sequence GTGACCATCGAGCTGCGGCGGCCGGTGCGCGACCCGATCGTGATCGAAGATCTTGAGCGCCTCTCGTTCCGGGTGGATCGCCGCGCCTACACCGACGAGGAGTTGGCCGCCCGGGAGATGACCAGGATCTTCGATCGTTGCTGGTTGTACGTCGGACACGAGTCGGAGGTGCCCGGACCGGGCTCCTACGTGGCACGCGACGTCGGCGGGCGTCCGGTGCTCATGACGCGCGGGTCCGACGGCGTGATCCGGGTGTTCGCGAACAGCTGCACCCACCGCGGGGCTCTGCTCTGCTCGCAGCCGACCGGACGGGCCAGGTCGTTCCGGTGCCCGTACCACGACTGGACGTTCTCCAACCAGGGCGACCTGGTCGGGGTCCCGATCCCGGACGGGTACGGGCCGGGCTTCCGGAGGGCGGACTTCGACCTGGCGCGGCACCGCAGTGACACCTACCGCGGTTTCGTGTTCGTCACCTTCGACCCGGCGCAGCCGCGCACCCTGACCGAGTACCTGGCGGGTGCGACGGAGTACCTCGATCTGATCGACGACCAGTCGGAGGTCGGCATGGAGGTGATCCAGGGCGCGCAACTCCACGGGGCTCGGGCCAACTGGAAGCTCATGATGGAGAACAGCGTCGACATCTACCACTTCCGAGCCCTGCACAAGCGGTACGTCGGCTACATGGAGTCGCTGGGGTCGGTGCCACCACGACGACGAGGCGGCTTCGGCTGCGCCCTCGGGCTGGGGCACGGCGCCAACGAGCTGCCCCCGGCGGCGGCCCGGCCGCTCGCCTACTGGACGCCGATGTTCGGCGCCGAGGTCCGGCCGCGGATCGAGGCGACGGCCGCACGGTTCGTCGACCGGTTCGGCGCCGAGCGCGCCGGGCGGATCACCGGCACCAACCGGGCCGTGCTGATCTTCCCCAACCTGATGATCATCGACGCGATCGCCATCACGATCCGCAAGATCGACCCGGTCGGCGCCGGTCAGATGGCCATCACCTCGGTCGCCCTGGCCCCCCGTGACGAGGATCCGGACATCCGGGCACTCCGCAAGAGCCACTACCTGACCTTCCTCGGCCCCGCCGGCTTCGCCACCCCCGACGACATCGAGATCGTCGAGTCGTGTCAGCGGGGCTACCTCAACCGCACGGTCCGCTACTCGGATCTGTCACGCGGCATGAACAAGAAGGTTCCGGAGACGACCGACGAGCTTCCCGCCCGGGAGTTCTGGCGGCAGTGGGACCGGCTGATGTACGGGGCGGACCCGCGATGA